In Brassica napus cultivar Da-Ae chromosome A3, Da-Ae, whole genome shotgun sequence, the sequence AGACGGTGGCTTGATCTGCAATGTACAAACCAAAACTGATTCTAAATAGCAAAAGCAAAAACAAGACTCAAACAAATGTGAGATCAAACAAACACCAAACCTTGCCAGCAATTATATCGTCAGCGAAACTACAGATCGAGTCAAGAGTGTTCTCAATCAACGTCTTCAAAGTAGGCTTTGGGACAAGACTAGAGTTCCTAAGCCAGTAGTGTCCAACCATCCTCCCTTCGTCTGGATTCGCTATAGACCCTTTCTCAAGCTCGTCCATGGCCTTGAACGCGGCTTTGAACCTATGCTCCATGTCGACCACAAACTCATCGGTGAATCCGACGCGGCTGACGTCGAGATACAGCCCGAGGTCCTTCTGCTGGTACAGCCAATCTAGGTACCGCTTCCAGAGCGCATCTGGATCTTTGATAAGCTCCTTCTTGGCGGCGGTGGCGGCGTCCGTGTGAGAAATGTCGGAGCGAGAAGCGGAGAGAGTCAACGGTAGGTGGGTGGGTTTGGAGGTGTGTGGGAAAGAGAAGGAGTCTCCTCCTCTTGTCGGCGGCGCCGACAATGCTTTGACGGAGAGGGTTTTGGACGgtttgagagaggaagagaagaggCCTGAGAGAGAGGCCATGCTTTGGGGACAGCGATGTTTACGAGAGAAGAGTGAGAGAAGAGGTTTTTATTCAGACAGGGTatctttttgtgtgtgtttgtgacTCTTTTGATATTTGGAGGAACCAATGAACAGAGGTGGTCGAGAAAGAGTTTTGTCCTTTGGTGGAAGTGAACGGTTCTGCTTAGATTACGATTTAAGGAGCTAACTAGATATTGACCCGCGTTTCAACGcggttatattttttttcattttagttataaaatcgataatcaaaattattgttaattcaaaatattagattagATATTTGCTTGTTTGGATTTGTGTCACTATTGCGGAAACATTTATGGCTGAGAAATTTAGTCTAAACCGATGGATCATGTCCTGTTTGACTTGCGGAtcgatttattttaaaaatatgaattgcGAGTGCggttaaaattattttaggCGGGACATGTACCACCAACCCgcaaatttctaaaaatattttcgttgaaatatattaaatattacaaatatttatattattttgattttaaatatattagttaaataattttaagctaaataattaaaatatatattttatatttaataatactGGCAGATCCTGCTGGTTACCAACATTTTTTTGCGGGTTATGCGGTTACAAATTTGTTACTTTGCAAATTACGCGGATCAAGTTTTATCCTCAACCCATTCCTAAGATCAATCTTACCCGATTTTGTAACAATCATTATATATGTTGATAATTAAGATTTATTGTAACGAATATATAATCTATTCTTTTAATTTAGGTTTCATAGCCTTTACAAATATCCATAAATGAATAAGCTTcagatgatttttttaatttgaacgTTTGAGGTGTTGTTGTGAACTTGTGATTAGAAAAATGCAATCGAGCGTTGTCTATATATaatgggggtgattggttgggctgtagaaagtgactttagctttaattttcATCTACAACCTTAAATactaccaatcatgctttatcttggtttttaaagctacaaccaaaaaattaaaactacagcaaaaacacacaaaaaatggctgtaaacatcttattttctaaagcccCATTTTTTTAGctgtagaaaattttaaagctacatcaTTTAAAGCTAAATCAAAAATCCTACAGACAAAATattaaagtaaattttctacaattacaacccaaccaatcacccccaatGTTTATGGTTAGGTTTGCTGTAGCTTAAGGATTCCTTATTATGTGGGATAATATTTTGTAATCTTCGAGGCTATCATCGAattctaattgttttttaaatagtttgctattaattattagtaaatagattGTTATCTTCGAGGCTATTTTTAAGTCTAACAAAGAATCAATCAACTTAGATTCAGTTAACATATAGCACAAAAATAAGGCGTAAAAAGAGTTAGCGTATCTAGTCTGTTATAGAAGCAAAGAggaaccaaacatatacatgTTCTTTGTGTGCTGATATGATGtcgataagaaaaaaatataaataaacttaGAGCAAAGTTTCATCTATAGTAAAAGAGGTCCAAGTGAGAGTTATTGTATGtgctaataaattaaaaaaaatacaatcgGTCTACTTTAATTTTAATAGAACATAATTCGTTTGGTTTACTTATAATAGAGTAgattgttggtttaatttaagttGTCCGGTTTTAATGTAATAATAGTgtctaatataattatattgtaacTAACTCAGATATGGTCCAAAAATTAAGTAATATAGTAACAAACTTGAAACAGTCCAAAACTTAAATGACAACTTTAATGGTAGATAAATttaggactctattttaatagagtagatgcTATACGACTATACCAATGCTCCAATATCTATCTTTACCTTTGGCATCATATTCTATTTTGACATATGGCCCGCCATTTAGAATATTTGGTAATAAACTAACGCTTGAGTTCCacttaaaacaaaaattgtggAGGTGGTGGTTGTAGTAGACCAATGATTTGTGATTTTCTATTTGGTATTGATATTTTTTGTGAATGTGACCTATGGTTGATTAGTAGAGTCAAGGTTCCCTGGAAAACTTTAGCATTGTAAAACCGTTTGTCCCCCAATTATATTACCATGTCAAGAAATCGATTTATCGATATGAAGAGTACTTAAAGATCTATGGGGAATAGTAGTTAAACAAGCGTGAAGAGATTCATAAGTGGGTTTGAGAATAGGATTTGAGatttcggattttcaaatcggTTCTGGAAAATATCTGATAATggatatagaaaaattatattcatataGGATCCAATAGACTTTCGGACCAAACCGAGTCAGTTCCAGTTTCGGGTTGGTTGataattactttttaatgaCAATTActttctaataaaaataatatatatatttataatgtgcaaaaaaaacaaattacaaacaAATTGATGTGGTCAAGTGAAATGAATTACAAATAATGTGAAAAGAATTACAGATGAGTAATCTGGTATCTTAAATAAGTTATGGTTTAAACATGTATCTGATCGGTTTGAGTAAGATACACGAGTATTCATTACAATACATATCAGATAAACAGACTAGGTGAGAGTAGGGTGGATGAGTTCCAAGCCGAGATCAAAGTGCTATAATGTCTAACTTGAAGAGGTAATGCGGACTCACCCTTTATTTGATTTTGGAGTAGGTTTAAGCTCCTATGATGTTAGCTGCTCAATCGTGTTAATCGtgcacattatatatatttataatgtgcaaaaaaaacatattacaaACAAATTGATGTGGTCTAGTGAAATGAATTACAAATAATGTGAAAAGAATTACAGATGAGTAATCTGGTATCTTAAATAAGTTATGGTTTAAACATGTATCTGATCGGTTTGAGTAAGATACACGAGTATTCATTACAATACATATCAGATAAACAGACTAGGTGAGAGTAGGGTGGATGAGTTCCAAGCCGAGATCAAAGTGCTATAATGTCTAACTTGAAGAGGTAATGCGGACTCACCCTTTATTTGATTTTGGAGTAGGTTTAAGCTCCTATGATGTTAGCTGCTCAATCGTGTTAATCAGATGTTACTTATGTTAATAAGAGGAAGTAAACCATGTTTAATCAAATGCATACATAACGGGTTTACAAGTAGTAGAGTCTAATAGTCCCAATACTTACATAATCATTTACTCTTCCTTTTTTGTTACTCAAAGACTTTTTCCAAGTAAATTGCAACGTTGAGAATCAAATCAGGAGCggtaaaataaatagttatagAAAACATGTATATGGCCGAGAGATAGTTTGAGACGGCTAGGAATATTATGACTCACACGATAATAAGGCGCAACTGAAACACCATTAATGCGACTGGAGTCATCATGTGGGGAGAGTGCATAGAGAGCACAGCTTCATACAACTGTGTTGAGCCAGCACCAACAACAATGTACTGGTCTTATGTTACAACCCACCAACCTTATGCACCGACTCTCTCTAGTCCTGTGGttagttatcttttctgttgtGTCCGTCCTGTGTTAGGTTAAGCCGAGTATTGTTTAgctgttctattttttttttccaattcttGTTTTCTATGTGattctgtcaaaaaaaaatgataataatattttaacatttttactaaaaaaaaaaaaattatgcaccCTCAGTTCCGCACATACAATCTCTTAGCCAAGCTCTGGTTTAAGAAACCAGCAAAGGTTCtcgttgttatctgaaaaatagCCGAGAGATTTCCCATTCCAGGTATCACAATAGTTGTCATCTCACCCATTTCCCATTCCATACGGATAATGTGTCAAGAAGAGCTGTGGGAGTCCTTTGTCAGTGTGGTGATTGCATAATCTCGACTCCTTTTAACTTCCGACCCCATTTTTATCATTCTCCTACATCTCAACATTGATGCGCTAATGATAAAATTCTGAGTTTATAATCGCATAAAATTGTTAGGTCATTCGCATCAAAATTGTCAAGCTTTCaccaagaaaataatatttaattataaaatactgcaaaactttaaaatttacgatttcttaattattaaatttttttttatgtgagagattctaatttaaaaatttcCAGTGAGTTATATTACATAACAACCGACTTAGCATAATATgtatagaaaaacaaaaaaaaaaagaagataaaactGATGAAACTTAAAGAACATTTTCTGAACTAGCAAAAATATAGGTTTAAGAAGAAAttgatttttagttaaaagtatataaatggTATGCATATAGTCACCTAAATTAGTATACTTTTCGGTGTGAAATAAGTTAaatcatttattattatttattatcgTTACCTTTTAGCAGGCGCAAATCAATGGTCATATTCATTTACAGATTagatcaaaaatcaaaaataaacagaaaaaaaaaaagaagctgagTAAAACCGTGCAGCCCTGAACTTCGACGCTTTCTCGTCTTTCAACCAATCCGTTCAACGCTAAGCTTCATCCCTCACTTTCTCCACAGATCCTTCGTTTCATCCTTCATCTCCCTTTCTTAGATTCCATCGATCACCCAACAGAACCTCCGATCTGCCCCCGTTACTGTTGGATTCTCACGATTTCTAGGGTTTGCGAGGTGCCCCCAAGgtattcgatttttttttgttcagttaTTTCTATTCTTCCCAATCTCGTACCGTATTTAATGCGATTAGTGACGAGGCTGTAGAATCTTCAGACTACTAAGTTTGTGTGTCCTTTCGTGGAGTTTGATTGACATTGGTGAATGCATTTTGTATGGTGTTGATTGGTGTTTATGATGAACTTTGGTTGTTTGTTTTAAATTGCttcatttttagaaagttttcgaCTTTTTTGAAATCTATAGCTCCTGATTCGTCAAGCAGGTGGTAATTAGAATTTGTGTTTCGTGTTGGGGAACTTGAACTTGTATAGGCGTGTTAGAACTCGTAGTCTGAGTTATTCTGTCTCTGCATTTAGCTCAGTTTGATATCTGCATGATATTTGTTTGCTTTTTTGTGTAATTTGGTTGATTTTAACTGAAGATATATGCTAATTAGTCAAGGTTTATTCTTTGTGATTTGAGCTTGAAGTTTCATTAGTGAACCTAATCCTGCATGTGACTTACAGGTTTCAAAAGGGGTACTTGGATCCTGTAGCTGCTTAAATAATGACCTCTAGCACGACAGGAGATCGAAGGTTTTTATTCTGCTCTTTATAGTTTGtctttgttatgaatttttctatgttttattaCTGGGTTATGTTTTTTCGGAGGGTGAAAACAGAGTGAATTTTCTTCCTCTTTCAATCGCTTTGCTTTTTTCGTAGTGCCTGCGTGATATTCACTTTGATGTGGCCTTGATATGAAACACTTGTTTCGGATTTTCTCTATTCCAACTactgttaaaataaaatcactatATGTGAAAACTCTGTGTCTGGTCTGGCTTTTCTTTCCTTGAAAGAGCTTGCTTGTTCGTCTTGTCTCGCGTCATTGTTTGCAAGCTTTAATACCAAATTGCCTTTTCTGGATAAATTAGCAGATGGGGTACTACAAGAAGAAGTGGCATGACTATATTGGGAAAGGTTGCTGTTCCGAAACCGATTAATTTACCAAGCCAAAGGTATTTGATGAACGCATGATAATATttaatcttaatatatatattatttcgtTCCTGAATACTTCTCTTCTGAATTCAAGGCTAGAGAATCAAGGCCTTGACCCGAATGTGGAAATTGTTCCAAAGTAAGTTTTTACCTGTTTCAGATGCTATTTCTCACTCTTATCTGTAGTCAAGTTTTAGACATTTCAGTTTTCTTCTCGGTATCTATTTCAGGGGAACTCTTAGTTGGGGCAGTAAATCACCACTTAATGCGTGGGGGACATCATCGCTGTCACCACGAACTGAAAGTGGTCCTGGTTCACCAAGCCACCTTAGTAATCGCCCTTCTTCTGGAGGAAGTGTCACTCGACCTTCAACTGCGGACAGTGACAAAGCGCATGATTCTTCTTCTACTGCATGGGATTCAAACTCCCGGCCTTCATCAGCATCCGGGGTGTTTCCATCTAATCAGGCATCAGTTGCACTACAACGTCCACATAGTGCAGACACGAGACCTGGAAGTTCCCACTTATCACGATTTGCTGAATCCGTGTCAGAGACTTCTGCAACATGGGGTCAACATGTATGGTTCTTCTCTTTAAAAATGGTGTCTATTATTCATCTGACTCTGTGGAGCATCAGCTTAATCCTTTTTTTGTATCCTTACATCTGTTGAGCGCCATGTTTGTGGGACAGGGAATGGTAGTAACTTTTCTGGACTAACGGTCGATATCCAATCTGAATAGAATTATAACTGCTGGATATATCATTCGTCTTTGCTCTGGAAACACAAAATAGGATGCTAAATTTGTCAAATTTAGGTCACTTATATGTTCTCCTAGAGAAATAGTTTGTAGTGCGTAAGATGATCTGGAAACCTGGTGGCGCATTTTCTGGTTGGTAAAATGGAATTTGATGGAAGTGTTTACatgattattttgaaaatttccaTGTCATCAAGTATTTTTTATGTAGGATAGCTTTGTACACTTACCTAACTTTTTGTGCAGTCTGCACTGAAATTTATCTTTACTCCTCAAGATTTCTCACCATTTTTTACAGGGCGATACTCCAGCAAAAAAGGATGGATTTTCTTTGACTTCTGGAGATTTTCCTTCTCTTGGTACTGAAAAAGAAAGCACTGAAAAGAGCGCAATGCCACAAGGTATCATCTGTAAACAGTAGAGAATGTGtcactaaaatattataatacaatCAGCAGTTTCTATGTAAAGGAGGAGAAAATAAATGTTTCAGTTTGTACCGAATTCTATCTCATACTCGCCGTCCTTGCTGTGTAAAGAGTGACGTTAGCAAACACAGTTTCGTTTTGCAACAATGTTAAAACCTTAAGGGACTGGGTTTTCTGGCTTGCTGTTTGTTGAACACTCTTATGATCTTATATGACCTCTTAGTACGTGCCCCTCGAGGGTTTTAGAATTACCTAGATATAGTGTGATCTGATTTTAGGGAGTGAATACGTTAGACACTGCTCTTAGAAACTACGATTTTGCAGATGCTGGACCTGGAACTCGTCCTGCATCTTCGTCTGGAAGATCTGCGGAAGAGCGCGGTGTGGATTGCACACAAGGTTCTTAGTTTCAAACCTTTTTTATGTTTGGCATTTCATTTCTATAGTTACTTTTGTTCCCATGATTTCTTCTTACTTCTTTATTCCCCTTACATATTTTTAGTGAATGTTCTCTTGGGAACTTTGTCTGACCATATCTTGATTTCTATATGCAGAAGCTAATGTACGGAATGGAGATGACAGTGCCTGGAGAAGAGATAATCAACCATACAGTGAAAATGAATCTAGATATTGTAGAGAGGAAGGGCAATTGGACTCCCGTGGTTTACAACCTTATCCCAATGCGAATTTCCCTCATCAATATGATGCTTGGCGAGGTCCTCCAGTAAATAATCATCAAGGTGGAAGCTGGTACAGAGGGAACCAACCTTATGGTCCCCCAATGGGTCCTGGGGGATTTCATGTGGATCCTTTTCCGTTTTATCCTACGCAAGTTCCACCTGTTCCTGGACATGAGACTGGTCCTCGGGGTAATCACGCTATTAATGAAAAGATGTTCAGGCCTCCAATCCTTGACCCTTATGTCCACCCAAGACCTGGGTTTTATCATGGTCCAGTGCCACGTGAAGGCTACTATGGTCCTCCCATGGGGTATGGCGGTCCTAACAACAGAGACCTGCCTTTTGCAGGGAGGCCTGCTGGTCCTCATGCTTATCACCAGCACCCTGGCCAAGGTAGATATGATACGTCTGCAAGTTCAGTGGCTTTGGAACGGAATGAGCCATCACATTCTCAAGAAAGACAATACAAGATTCTCTTAAAGCCCCAAGATGGGAGGTTAAAGGAAGATGAAGCAAAGCGGGAAGAATTTCTAGGAAATAGGCCCTCGACTGCAGAGAAAGTAGCTCCACACatgcaaacttcaaaaaacaacAGGAGAGTAAACAACAATGAGACAAGTGGTGAGGTACAACCAATTACGGTAGAAAATGCTGCCCGCGAAGATCCCAGTTTGATTCAGAAAATAGAGGGCTTAAATGCAAAAACTACACTCAATTCTGGGACCTCTGCAAATAAAGTTTCAACAAGAATGCCTCGAAGTGGTCATGCAAGTGATAGTCAGAACTCATTACCCTATAAACAAGTTGATCCTGCCACCAACAAAAGCGCCGAGCTGGCAGCTATTAGTGGAACTACCATATCCAGGTCTGTTATTATTTGGTCAGTAACGTTTTGGCGGGTTATGCTATCCTTCATTCGGAAAATGTTGATGTTAGTAGTACCTACAGGAGATCTACTCAACAGACTCAAGGTGGAGCTGATCATCAGGCCAAACAAAGAGTGAACAGCGGAGGCAATGATGGTTGGCGGAAGACAGCTGTTATGTCAGGCTCCTCTGCTGTAACTTTAGCTCCAAACCCAGAAAGATTTGCTGAGATAAATGTAGGTGACACGCTGGACACCGATTCCATCGGGAAGCCTGGGTCTGGAATATCTGTGGAGCCAAACGACAACCAGGTATAAACTGGTTCATGTGATTGTAATTGCTGTACTTGTTTCTATAATTTGTTGCCATCCTTTTGTGGTTATACTGAGTGTTTGACATGTTCTCTTAAAAGCGTACTACAATGAGAGAGTTAGCCAGACAGCGTGCTCAACAGAGGCaaaaagaggaggaagaaagAGCAAGAGATCAGCGGGCTAAGGCTCTTGCTAAACTAGAAGAATTGAACAGACGTTCCCAACTGGCTGGGGAGGGTTCAGTCAAGAACTTGGAAGCTGCGCACAATGCTTCTACCCCTGACATGCCAGAAGTTCCTCTGTCACATTCACCTGCATCACGGGAGAAGAAGACCACTGTTACAGCTGAAGATTCTATAGAAGTCACTGAAGATTCAGGAAAAACGTTACTGCCTTCACCAGAAGATGCAAATAATGAAGGCTCTACTCAACATGATAACCCTCCACGTCACCATGATGGCGCTGCCTCAAAACAGAAACGCTTGGGTTATAAGCAGAAGCAAAATATcgtatttgagaaaaaaatggcGGGGAGCCCTTTCTCTGAAGCTACCACAGAGGTGGTTGATGTTGTTCCACCTCCTGAGGTGTCAAACGAAGGTGTTCTAGGTCATAACTCAGTCATGCCAGCAGCGTCAAGCGTTTCAACTGAGTCAACTAacacgaaaagaaaaaataacagGAATGGTAAGAAAAAGCACAGGGCTGAGGAGACGACAGCAATGAACCCGACAAGAGCTACCGTTGGAAAAGATTCAAAATCCGGAGATGAGTCAACTGAGATTGGTAGGGAAAGGGCACCAGAAATGGAGTTTGGGTCTCTTTCAGTCCCAAGCTTGGATATTAAAGTGTCTGGTAATTCGTCTGACCAAATCAGTTCCTTCACGAATGAAGAGTCGCAAAGCAGAGTAAAACACAACTGGAAATCTCAGCACTTGCGTAGGAATCCAAGAAACTCAGTGGGAAATAAGCCTGCAGAGAAATTTTCTGGTAGCAGTACTGTTATTTGGGCCCCGGTACATCCACAGCATAAAGCTGATATCTCCACAGATGCAGGCAGTCAGAAAACTGTTCCTGAGTTTAGCACCTCTTCGAAGAGTCAGCATCAAGGGCAGACTAGTTCTAAAAGCAAAAGAGTGGAGATGGAGAGATATGTAGCAAAGCCCATAGTAAAAGAAATGGCTGAGCAAAGCGTCAGTAAGAATCCAATAACGACTGCCCCAGAAATGACAGAAAATGTTCTGCAAAAAGAAAACTGTGGGGGTGAAGGTACAGGAATTCTCCAACCTTCTGGTTCAACTGCGGGGAAAGCTGGGTCTCCTTCAAAGTCAAGACATGGGAATGGTATGCAGGGCAAGCATGGTAGAGATCATGGATCATCGCACCAGCGAGGTTCTGTAGCTTCTACCAAAGCTTTGGAGGATGGACAATTCCGTGGAACAATGAACTATCACAGAAATAACCAAACTGAACAAATTGCTGTAGGCTCTTCTAAGGATCACACCACATGTAATCCTGATGGATGGAACGATGGCTGGTATATGCCTCCTGAAACGCATTCCTCTGCGGCTGAAGAAGTAGAAGCAAATGGTCCTGGAACCGTTGCTGTTGGAAAAGATCAGGGAATGAGCATTCACGGTAAGCAGCATGCttccagaagcaacaaggatgGAGGAAGTAACTATAGCGACCCTAGAAAAGCGAATAAGAGGGATCCCAGTAAAGCTCATATGCAGCAGTCTGGACATGGGGTAGGTCAACAAGATCTGCCTGTTGCTTCAAAAGAAAGTCGTGGCCCTGAGGATCATGTGTCGCACACAGCTGTTAACTCTAATGTTA encodes:
- the LOC106350772 gene encoding protein MODIFIER OF SNC1 1-like isoform X3, yielding MTSSTTGDRSRWGTTRRSGMTILGKVAVPKPINLPSQRLENQGLDPNVEIVPKGTLSWGSKSPLNAWGTSSLSPRTESGPGSPSHLSNRPSSGGSVTRPSTADSDKAHDSSSTAWDSNSRPSSASGVFPSNQASVALQRPHSADTRPGSSHLSRFAESVSETSATWGQHGDTPAKKDGFSLTSGDFPSLGTEKESTEKSAMPQDAGPGTRPASSSGRSAEERGVDCTQEANVRNGDDSAWRRDNQPYSENESRYCREEGQLDSRGLQPYPNANFPHQYDAWRGPPVNNHQGGSWYRGNQPYGPPMGPGGFHVDPFPFYPTQVPPVPGHETGPRGNHAINEKMFRPPILDPYVHPRPGFYHGPVPREGYYGPPMGYGGPNNRDLPFAGRPAGPHAYHQHPGQGRYDTSASSVALERNEPSHSQERQYKILLKPQDGRLKEDEAKREEFLGNRPSTAEKVAPHMQTSKNNRRVNNNETSGEVQPITVENAAREDPSLIQKIEGLNAKTTLNSGTSANKVSTRMPRSGHASDSQNSLPYKQVDPATNKSAELAAISGTTISRRSTQQTQGGADHQAKQRVNSGGNDGWRKTAVMSGSSAVTLAPNPERFAEINVGDTLDTDSIGKPGSGISVEPNDNQRTTMRELARQRAQQRQKEEEERARDQRAKALAKLEELNRRSQLAGEGSVKNLEAAHNASTPDMPEVPLSHSPASREKKTTVTAEDSIEVTEDSGKTLLPSPEDANNEGSTQHDNPPRHHDGAASKQKRLGYKQKQNIVFEKKMAGSPFSEATTEVVDVVPPPEVSNEGVLGHNSVMPAASSVSTESTNTKRKNNRNGKKKHRAEETTAMNPTRATVGKDSKSGDESTEIGRERAPEMEFGSLSVPSLDIKVSGNSSDQISSFTNEESQSRVKHNWKSQHLRRNPRNSVGNKPAEKFSGSSTVIWAPVHPQHKADISTDAGSQKTVPEFSTSSKSQHQGQTSSKSKRVEMERYVAKPIVKEMAEQSVSKNPITTAPEMTENVLQKENCGGEGTGILQPSGSTAGKAGSPSKSRHGNGMQGKHGRDHGSSHQRGSVASTKALEDGQFRGTMNYHRNNQTEQIAVGSSKDHTTCNPDGWNDGWYMPPETHSSAAEEVEANGPGTVAVGKDQGMSIHGKQHASRSNKDGGSNYSDPRKANKRDPSKAHMQQSGHGVGQQDLPVASKESRGPEDHVSHTAVNSNVNRGGNHGGREYTRDKTYVSQKRDVAGYGHQRFASEQKMTSADTPAQTQNRSTTKEVQGEHHPNSMFQKNTDHSHRFGRGHHDSQGGWGSSAQENMNHHHHQRPASNRDRQKQNLHYEYKHVGSHTHDGEQQFKDGSQAEGPPRYREKGQGQQRHGGQKMYQQQRGSAGRNTGHGLTDERN